In Candidatus Methylacidiphilales bacterium, the sequence CGGTCGGATTTCATAGAGGAGGGAACTGCTGAAGAAGCGGTCGAAGGAGCGGGTGAGGAGGTGGTCGGTGCGTTCCGAGGCGAAGCGGTCGGCCCAGGCAGTCAGCCCGGCCTTGCGGGCCAGTTGTTCGGTCCATTGAAGGAGTTTTAGGGTAACGGGTTGATAGCCTGCCATGTCAACCACCTTGAATCCGGCCTCTTGGAAGGCGGCCTCGATCTCCGAGGGGTTGAATTTGCGCTCGGGCCCGCGGTTCCAGTTGCGCCCAAGTGCGTAGTTCTTTTGGCGCATCCGGCGGTAGCGGTAGAGGTGGGGGTAGAAACGTCCGGAGACCATGACGAGGGCGGTACCATCGGGGTGGAGGGCACGTCGCATTTCCCGCAGCAGCGGCAACGGGTCTTCGAATTGGTCGAGCCGTTCGTAGCAAGTGAGGACATGCACGGCGTGGTCGCCGACCGGAATGTGCACCCGCGCCGGGTCCGGGTTGAGGAGGTATTCGTAGGGAAGCGAAGGGAAGATGCGGCGGAAGCGTTCGGCGATGAAGTCGCCGATGCCGGGGGTGAGGTCGTAGGCGAGGAAGCGGGCGTTCCCGGGGCCGATGGCGTTGACGAGTTGGAGGAGGACGTCACCGTTGAGGGAAAAGAAATCGAGCACCACCGGGTTGTGACGTGTGGCGGCGAGTTGGGCGGCCCGGACGGCAAGGTGGTGGAACTTCCGGGAAAAGCGGGCGTCGGGGTCGACGTGAAGGGTTTTGCCGTCGATGGCGATGCCCTTGTACCAAAGGAGCTTGTCGCGGAAGTCGGCCAGTTGGGAGAGCGACCACAAGTGGGGCCGGATGTCCATGTGGTAGCGTTTTTCCGGGAGGTCGTAGCGGTTGTAGGAAATGACGGATGCGACCGGCCTGGGGATGGGAGCGGGGGGTTGGTCGGCGCGGTAGCCGAGGCAGACAAATCCGTAGTTGGCCCAAAAGGAAGGCACGCCGAGGGCCTTGCAGGCGCCTTTGGGGTTGCGGATGCCGCCGAGGTAGATGGCTCCGAGTCCCTCGGCCTCGGCGGCGAGCAGCAGGCCGTAGGTGGCCATGCCGACGGTGACCTGGGCGGTGTTGCAGGGATTCCGGGGTTCGAGGCTGGTGTCGTAGAAAAGGGCGATGATGACCGGGGCGTCGTGGAGATAGGATTGCTGGGCGTCGCTTTCCTTGTTGAGGCGGGCCTTGACGGCGGGATCGTCAACGACGATGAAGTGCCAGAGTTGGCGGTTGCAGGAAGTGGGAGCCTCGATGGCGTCGCCGATGATTTTTTCCACCAGTTGGCGGGAAACGGGCTTGTCCTGATAAACCCTGGTGCTGTTCCGTCCGGTGACGAACCGGGTGTAGATCGATCCGTCGACTTCCGCGGAACCCAAGGCCATGAAAAGATGTTAAGAGAGGGATGGGGATTCCAAAAGAACTATTTCAACCGTGGTGGAGGACATGGAGGGTGATTTCCGGGGGGCAGTTGAGGCGGGCGGCGACGCCGCAACTGCCGGTGCCGGCCGAGGTGTAGCCCGGAAGGTTGCCGCATTGCCAGCGGCCATGGATGCGACTGAGGGGCATATCGCGTCGCACCGGACAGACGAGCGGGCGTCCTCCGGGAAGGCAGAGTTGGCCGCCGTGGGTGTGGCCGCAGAGCATGAGGTCGAAGGGGTGGAGGGAGGCTTCTTCGGCCTCCTCCGGGCTGTGGCAGAGGAGGAGGGTGCAGACCCCGTCGGGTATGTTCGAGCGGGACTTGTTGAAATCGTGGGTTTGGTAAAAGTGCGGATCATCGACCCCCGCCACGGCCAGGTCGCCATGGGTGCCGGGGATGACCGTGCCGGCATTGAGGAGGATGGGCAGTCCGGCATCCTCCAAGACGGGAACCATTTCGATGAAGTCGTGGTTGCCGAGGATGCCGTAACGGCGGGGTGCGAGGAGGGGGATGATTTGTTTCATTTCCTCCATACACGCGGAGGGATCCTGGTCGGTGGAATTGCGGTAGTCGCCGGTGACGACCGCGATGTCGTGGGGAGTTTTTCGCAGGATTTCCATGAGCACCGGGGTCAGGGCGGGATCGAGGTCGAGATGCAGATCGGAGAGTTGGAGGATTCGCAGGCCGTCGAGGTGTTGCGGGAGGCGTGGCAGGTGCCAGGATTGTTCGACGCAGTGTACGGCGAGGAAGTTATTGCGTGCGGAGGCGGCCAAACCGGTCATGCGCAGCCCCCATCGCACGAGTGAGTCAACGGGCAGGAACTTCTCCAATTGGAAAAGGCCCTCGCCCTGGTGCTGGAGCCGGGCCCAGTGGCTGGCCTGGAGCCAGAGGCGGTGGCGGAGACGGTCGGTGCCGATTCGATCCGCGAGAGATTGGTAAGGCTCGGGAAGCCGGCCGGGTGGGGTTGTCATGAACGGGAAGCGTTTTTGCCCAAAGCGGCGCATCCGGCGAGGGCCAGACCGAGGAAAAGGTGGTTGAGGAAGAAAAGCGGGCTCTGGCGGAAGCCGAGTTGGAGGGCGTTCTGGAGGTGTCCGGCCAGGGTGGCACAGGTGGCGGCGACGATGGCGGTGTGCAGCCATCCACTCGGGGCGACCAGACAGGGCCAGGCGACGGTGGCGTAAAAGCGCAGCCAGATCAGGGCGAAGAAGATGAGGCCGGGCCATCCGAGTTCACCCAGGGTGAGGAACCAGAGGTTGTGCGGCGGGGTGCCGGGGGGGAGTTCGGGGTCGACGGTTTCGGCATAGCCGTTCCAGGACCAGGCGGAGAAATTACCGGGGCCGACGCCGAAGAAGTGGTCACGGGCCATGAGTTTGGCTTCGTCGTTGTATTTTCCGCGGTACTCCAAATCGGCCTCGGCGTCCTGTTCGCCAAAGAATCGGTTCATGAGGGTGTCGGCGGCCATGGCGATCATGACCGTGCCGGCGAGGGCGCCGCAGAAAATGAGGGCGGCGTTTTTGAGTGATACGTTGCGCAGGATGAGGAGGCAGAAGGCCAGGGCCATGCCCGCGGCCATGGCCATGAGGCCGCCGCGGGAAATGGTCATGAGCACGCAGAGGGCGGCCAATCCGCAGGGGATGAGGATGAGGAAGCTGCGCCACCAGCCACGGGCGGCGACGGCGAAAGCGAAGAGGAAAGTGGCCATCATGGCCATGTAGGTGGCCAGCGTGTTGGGGTGGCCGAGGGTGGCCTTGACGCGGTTGATGCCGAGCAGGTAGCGGTCGTAAAGCACGATGAACGTCAGGTAGGCCGCGGTCAGTCCGAGGGCGGCGACGACGACGGGGATGTTTTTCTCCTCGCGACCGTACTGGTAGACAACCCAGAAGAGCAACATGCCGCGAAGGATCTTGGTGATTTCGAACAAGGGGTAGAGCGTGGTTTCGAATTCCGGGTAAGGCACGAGGACCGCCTCCGAGGGAACGGATAGGGAAGGCACGGCAAGCATCCAGGAAATGACGGCCACGGCCAGGTAGGCCAGGAAACAGAAGGTGAGGGGTGGGAACCAGCGGAGGCGGATCTTGGGGTCGAGGAGGAAACAGAAGGCGAGGGAAACGGCGCAGATGTCAGCCAGGCTGATCTCGATGCCGCGGGTCATGGCGCGGTAGAACTCGCGGGAAAGGAAGTTGATGCCGACGGTGTCGGGTTCGGCCGTGCACCAGACCATGGCAATGAAGAGGACGTGGCGGAACCGGGGGACGAAGTGGCAAAGGGCGGTGGCGGCGGGGATGCCGGCCAGGGCGACGAGCCAGAAAAGGATGTATTTCAGCTCCATGGCGTCAGTTGCCGACGGAGATGGAGGTGTCGACCTTGCCCGCGCCTTTGCCCTCGACGGCGTTGCGGCCTTCATTGGCTGCGATGGTGCGGCTGACCGTGCCGATGACACTGTCGAGGTATTTCTCCAGACGCTGCCATGGGCTGTTCGGCACCCAGATGACATCACCGGGCTGGAGCGGGAAGTCGGGCAACTTGCCGGTGGCCAGGTCGTTGAAGTTGAAGACGGCGACCTTGGGTTGGGTGAGGCTGCCCCGGATCAGGAGCATTTGTTGGTAAAAGGCTCCGGGGATCGGCCCACCGGCATCGGACATGGCGGCGATCACACCCATGCGTCCGCTGAGGCCGACTGCCCGGGGGTTTTTAACGGCGCCGAGGACGAAGACTTCCTGGTTGCTGACCGAGGGAAGGTAGATGAAGTCACCCGAGCGTATGTAGACATTCTGGGTCATGTCGCCCTGGTGGACGAGGGACTCGAAGTTGACGGGAAGGGGCACGCCGTCACGGATGAGGAGGGAGCGGGCCAGATCGGCCATTTCGATGGTGGTGCCGGTGGCACGGGAGGTGAGGATGCCTTTGCCGGCCGATATGGCATCGATGAGGGTGGTGGGTTGCCCCAGAGGATAGATGCCGGGTTCGGCGACATTGCCCAGGAGCCAGTAGCGCTTGCTTTTGACTTCGGAGAGGGTGACGGAGACCGCGGGATTCCGGTAGTAGGGGGTGAGTTTTTTGCGGAGCGCCCCCGAAAGTTCGGGGATGGTCAGACCTTCCGCCTTGAGTCCGCCGGCTAGGTCGTAGTACACCATGCCATCGGGGGTGACGAAAGTGGTGGCGACGGAATCTGGCAGCCCGGCCAGTTCGATCCGGAGGATGTCACCCGGCCCGAGGAGATAGGGGTTGGTGGGTGCCTCGAGCCAGGCGGGGTCCAGTTTGGCGGAGGGGGTGACTTCGCGGAATCCGGCATTTTCCGCAGCCCGCGGGTCGAAGTGTGTGCCGGTGGTCAGGCAGGAGGCCAAGACGACGGGTAGCAGCGCGATTAGCCACCGGATAGGGAGATTACGGCGTTTCATTGTTCCAATCGGTTCTTGGAAGGAGGCGGCGGTTGATGATGTTGGGGATGTTGGCGCTGGTCCAAGTGGAGGCGGCGCTCTCCATGAAGGTGAGCAGGGCCCGGTCGAGCAGGTCCTCGACCTTGTACCACGGGCGGTTGTTGACGAAAACGATGTCCTTCGGTTCCAGCCGGAAGGCGGGGGCTTTTCCGCGGAGCATGTCGTCAACGTTGAGGACGAAGGTTTGGGGCTTGTCGAGGCTGCCACGTACCACCAGCACGCGTTCGCGGAAGGCGGTGCGGGTGAAGCCGCCCCGGTTGGCGATGGCGGTGATGACGGTGGCGTCGTTGGAGAATCCCTGGAATCCGGGGGAAGTGACAGCCCCGAGCACGTAGTAGTCGTTGGCGATGGAGGAGGCGACGAAGATGTAGTCGCCGGGTTCAAGCTGGGGGTTCTGCTCCAGATTTCCACGCAGGAAAATGTCCTCGAAGCTGACGGGCAGGCGTTTGCCTTCCCGGATGATGTAGGAGCGGGCGTAATCGGCCAATTCGATGCTGCGGTGTTCGAAGAGGCCGATCTCGATGCCTTCGCTGCGGCCGATGGCCTCGATCAAGGTCATGGGGCGGTCGAGGGTGTAGACGCCGGGACGTTTGACTTTGCCAAGGATGGCGTAGCTTTTGCTCTTCAGGGCGACGGGGGTGATGACAAGTTTGGGTTGGCGGAAGGAACGGGATAGGTTCTGCTCGAGGGAGACGCGCAGTTCATCGATGGTGAGACCGGCAGCGGGGATGTTGACGGCGTCGAGGTAGGTGATGCGGCCGTCGGGGGTGACGGTGATGTTTTCCCGAGTGAGGGTGGGTTTGCCGTAGAAGTGAACCAGAAGGATGTCCCCGGGGCCCAGGGTGTATTTGTCCCGCCAGGATGGGGAAGAGGAAGAGGAAGGGGATGGAGATGGAGATTGGGAA encodes:
- a CDS encoding O-antigen ligase family protein, giving the protein MELKYILFWLVALAGIPAATALCHFVPRFRHVLFIAMVWCTAEPDTVGINFLSREFYRAMTRGIEISLADICAVSLAFCFLLDPKIRLRWFPPLTFCFLAYLAVAVISWMLAVPSLSVPSEAVLVPYPEFETTLYPLFEITKILRGMLLFWVVYQYGREEKNIPVVVAALGLTAAYLTFIVLYDRYLLGINRVKATLGHPNTLATYMAMMATFLFAFAVAARGWWRSFLILIPCGLAALCVLMTISRGGLMAMAAGMALAFCLLILRNVSLKNAALIFCGALAGTVMIAMAADTLMNRFFGEQDAEADLEYRGKYNDEAKLMARDHFFGVGPGNFSAWSWNGYAETVDPELPPGTPPHNLWFLTLGELGWPGLIFFALIWLRFYATVAWPCLVAPSGWLHTAIVAATCATLAGHLQNALQLGFRQSPLFFLNHLFLGLALAGCAALGKNASRS
- a CDS encoding polysaccharide biosynthesis/export family protein, with amino-acid sequence MKHGILLLFLLLAMEPWIPAQDVPDAPATVPPPAESPLSQSPSPSPSSSSSPSWRDKYTLGPGDILLVHFYGKPTLTRENITVTPDGRITYLDAVNIPAAGLTIDELRVSLEQNLSRSFRQPKLVITPVALKSKSYAILGKVKRPGVYTLDRPMTLIEAIGRSEGIEIGLFEHRSIELADYARSYIIREGKRLPVSFEDIFLRGNLEQNPQLEPGDYIFVASSIANDYYVLGAVTSPGFQGFSNDATVITAIANRGGFTRTAFRERVLVVRGSLDKPQTFVLNVDDMLRGKAPAFRLEPKDIVFVNNRPWYKVEDLLDRALLTFMESAASTWTSANIPNIINRRLLPRTDWNNETP
- a CDS encoding polysaccharide biosynthesis/export family protein codes for the protein MKRRNLPIRWLIALLPVVLASCLTTGTHFDPRAAENAGFREVTPSAKLDPAWLEAPTNPYLLGPGDILRIELAGLPDSVATTFVTPDGMVYYDLAGGLKAEGLTIPELSGALRKKLTPYYRNPAVSVTLSEVKSKRYWLLGNVAEPGIYPLGQPTTLIDAISAGKGILTSRATGTTIEMADLARSLLIRDGVPLPVNFESLVHQGDMTQNVYIRSGDFIYLPSVSNQEVFVLGAVKNPRAVGLSGRMGVIAAMSDAGGPIPGAFYQQMLLIRGSLTQPKVAVFNFNDLATGKLPDFPLQPGDVIWVPNSPWQRLEKYLDSVIGTVSRTIAANEGRNAVEGKGAGKVDTSISVGN
- a CDS encoding metallophosphoesterase; amino-acid sequence: MTTPPGRLPEPYQSLADRIGTDRLRHRLWLQASHWARLQHQGEGLFQLEKFLPVDSLVRWGLRMTGLAASARNNFLAVHCVEQSWHLPRLPQHLDGLRILQLSDLHLDLDPALTPVLMEILRKTPHDIAVVTGDYRNSTDQDPSACMEEMKQIIPLLAPRRYGILGNHDFIEMVPVLEDAGLPILLNAGTVIPGTHGDLAVAGVDDPHFYQTHDFNKSRSNIPDGVCTLLLCHSPEEAEEASLHPFDLMLCGHTHGGQLCLPGGRPLVCPVRRDMPLSRIHGRWQCGNLPGYTSAGTGSCGVAARLNCPPEITLHVLHHG
- a CDS encoding nitroreductase family protein, which gives rise to MALGSAEVDGSIYTRFVTGRNSTRVYQDKPVSRQLVEKIIGDAIEAPTSCNRQLWHFIVVDDPAVKARLNKESDAQQSYLHDAPVIIALFYDTSLEPRNPCNTAQVTVGMATYGLLLAAEAEGLGAIYLGGIRNPKGACKALGVPSFWANYGFVCLGYRADQPPAPIPRPVASVISYNRYDLPEKRYHMDIRPHLWSLSQLADFRDKLLWYKGIAIDGKTLHVDPDARFSRKFHHLAVRAAQLAATRHNPVVLDFFSLNGDVLLQLVNAIGPGNARFLAYDLTPGIGDFIAERFRRIFPSLPYEYLLNPDPARVHIPVGDHAVHVLTCYERLDQFEDPLPLLREMRRALHPDGTALVMVSGRFYPHLYRYRRMRQKNYALGRNWNRGPERKFNPSEIEAAFQEAGFKVVDMAGYQPVTLKLLQWTEQLARKAGLTAWADRFASERTDHLLTRSFDRFFSSSLLYEIRPETR